Proteins from one Embleya scabrispora genomic window:
- a CDS encoding response regulator transcription factor has product MTVDETKRPAVLLADDDVAITAQLGPLLERSGFDVRIVHDGAAALTAAGTAPTPDVIVLDVLMPLLDGREVLRRIRRSGAWIPVILLTQVGESTERAMALEEGADDYLNKPFDPYELVARMRALLRRSGRGLPPLAGARTLRAGDLRVDRTARRAWLGERELTLTPKAGALLDYLVTHPDELLSRERLMEVLWGWESASTTRAVDNRVAELRRVLGDDTAAPRWIETVTGEGYRFVARVEAAE; this is encoded by the coding sequence GTGACAGTGGACGAGACGAAGCGGCCCGCGGTGCTGCTGGCCGACGACGACGTCGCCATCACCGCACAACTGGGGCCGCTGTTGGAACGCTCCGGATTCGACGTCCGGATCGTGCACGACGGTGCGGCGGCGCTCACCGCCGCCGGCACCGCGCCGACCCCGGACGTGATCGTCCTGGACGTGCTGATGCCGCTCCTCGACGGGCGCGAGGTGCTGCGCCGCATCCGGCGCTCCGGCGCGTGGATCCCGGTCATCCTGCTGACCCAGGTCGGCGAGTCCACCGAGCGTGCCATGGCCCTGGAGGAGGGGGCCGACGACTACCTCAACAAACCGTTCGACCCGTACGAACTGGTGGCCCGCATGCGGGCGTTGTTGCGCCGCTCCGGACGCGGACTGCCGCCCCTCGCCGGCGCGCGTACGCTCCGGGCCGGTGATCTGCGGGTGGACCGGACCGCCCGCCGGGCCTGGCTGGGCGAGCGGGAGTTGACGCTCACCCCCAAGGCCGGCGCACTGCTGGACTACCTGGTCACCCACCCCGACGAACTGCTCTCCCGCGAACGGCTGATGGAGGTGCTGTGGGGGTGGGAGTCGGCCAGCACGACGCGGGCGGTGGACAATCGGGTGGCGGAACTGCGCCGGGTGCTCGGCGACGACACCGCGGCGCCGCGCTGGATCGAGACGGTCACCGGCGAGGGATACCGCTTCGTCGCGCGCGTCGAGGCGGCCGAGTGA
- a CDS encoding sensor histidine kinase — translation MNRRRRIVLLGAAVAAYPAAVTAAAVFADDLRVYVRFAPALGVAVLGLLAAGTVVLVIGARRRVAEAAESARAAAAAEHHRFLRRLDHELKNPLTAMRLGLANLAADGDTGPDGPLAGVGEQVARLARITGDLRKLADIESRPLERVAVDVAVLLDAAGETGRDLPGGADRRITVSVPRVPWPLPTLAGDPDLLELALENLVGNAVKYSDPGCAIELRAFEEDGYVVVEVADTGRGIRADELPSVWEELVRGSDARGTAGSGLGLALVQAVVLRHGGRTELRSLPESGTVVRLRLPTS, via the coding sequence GTGAACCGCCGCCGACGCATCGTCCTGCTCGGCGCGGCGGTGGCGGCCTACCCGGCCGCCGTGACGGCCGCCGCCGTCTTCGCCGACGACCTGCGCGTCTACGTACGCTTCGCCCCCGCCCTGGGCGTGGCCGTGCTCGGCCTGCTCGCCGCCGGCACCGTCGTGCTGGTGATCGGGGCACGCCGACGGGTTGCCGAGGCCGCGGAGAGCGCCCGCGCCGCCGCGGCGGCCGAACACCACCGCTTCCTGCGCCGGCTGGACCACGAGCTGAAGAACCCGCTCACCGCGATGCGCCTGGGCCTGGCGAATCTCGCCGCCGACGGGGACACCGGCCCCGACGGTCCGCTCGCCGGCGTGGGGGAGCAGGTCGCCCGGCTCGCCCGGATCACCGGCGACCTGCGCAAGCTCGCCGACATCGAATCCCGCCCGCTGGAACGGGTGGCGGTGGACGTGGCCGTACTCCTCGACGCCGCCGGCGAGACCGGCCGCGACCTGCCCGGCGGGGCCGACCGGCGGATCACCGTCTCGGTCCCGCGTGTGCCGTGGCCGCTGCCCACCCTGGCCGGCGACCCCGACCTGCTCGAACTGGCGTTGGAGAACCTGGTCGGCAACGCGGTCAAGTACAGCGACCCGGGCTGTGCGATCGAACTGCGCGCGTTCGAGGAGGACGGCTACGTGGTGGTCGAGGTCGCGGACACCGGACGCGGTATCCGTGCCGACGAACTCCCGTCCGTATGGGAGGAGTTGGTTCGAGGCAGCGACGCGCGCGGCACTGCGGGCAGCGGCCTGGGGCTGGCCCTGGTGCAGGCCGTCGTGCTGCGCCACGGCGGTCGTACCGAACTGCGCAGCCTGCCCGAGTCGGGCACCGTGGTGCGCCTTCGGCTGCCCACGTCGTGA
- a CDS encoding DUF3060 domain-containing protein has translation MRIRTVLPAIVLTAGVVVGATACEAGVEKKDKTAPATTAQGTGTPAPSSASERPSTSTTASTPVAPKPGKTGKADTSTPAAPITPKGNDTIVISGSGEKPTTDCTGRDVRIEGTTIALTLTGFCKSLTVVGGEGDSIEVAWFDKITVSGTNHLVMYGVKSDGTVPQINDNGLSNRITSR, from the coding sequence ATGCGTATTCGTACCGTGCTGCCCGCGATCGTGCTGACCGCCGGCGTCGTCGTCGGCGCCACCGCCTGCGAGGCGGGCGTGGAGAAGAAGGACAAGACCGCGCCCGCCACCACCGCGCAGGGCACCGGGACGCCGGCGCCGTCCTCGGCGAGCGAGCGGCCGAGCACTTCGACCACGGCGAGCACGCCGGTGGCGCCCAAGCCCGGCAAGACCGGCAAGGCCGACACCTCCACGCCGGCCGCGCCGATCACGCCCAAGGGGAACGACACGATCGTGATCTCCGGCAGCGGCGAGAAGCCGACCACCGATTGCACGGGCCGTGACGTGCGGATCGAGGGCACCACGATCGCACTCACGCTCACCGGCTTCTGCAAGAGCCTGACCGTGGTGGGCGGCGAGGGCGACAGCATCGAGGTGGCCTGGTTCGACAAGATCACCGTCTCCGGCACGAACCACCTGGTGATGTACGGCGTGAAGTCGGACGGCACCGTGCCGCAGATCAACGACAACGGGCTGAGCAACCGGATCACCAGCAGGTGA